One Phoenix dactylifera cultivar Barhee BC4 chromosome 8, palm_55x_up_171113_PBpolish2nd_filt_p, whole genome shotgun sequence genomic window carries:
- the LOC103709726 gene encoding cyanidin 3-O-rutinoside 5-O-glucosyltransferase-like has translation MHSKLVTMNRQRPLHFLVVTYPVQGHINPALHLATRLIQIAGAHITFSTAVSAHRRMFPFSAAPDQEIEDGLISYIPFSDGYDDGFHGYHSRPEVDNFMSRSMQIASENLSTLVASLAARGRPVTFIIYTLFSPWVVGVARHHGIPSILYWIQSATVFAIYYHYFHGYDGLVAAHRSEPLFTVRLPGLPPLHIRDLPSLLTISADDLLYSSLTTVRQVFAAADSEKAWPRPRVLLNSFDELEVDGLAAVDDEVDVITVGPLLPSESTRDKNAEKLTLAADLFEPDRKAYMEWLDTKPERSVVYVSFGSLFVARKKQLEEILLGLKECGRQYLLVVRKDNRGEGVELVEEENGMVVEWCSQTRVLSHPSVGCFVTHCGWNSSLESLACGVPTVAVPQKWDQRMNAWMAEAAWETGIRGELNEEGVLEGSELRRCLEVVMGEGEVGVEIRRRAEIWRNNVREAIKDGGSSDRNLKAFVEEVIRKAAE, from the coding sequence ATGCATTCCAAGCTCGTCACCATGAACCGGCAGCGGCCACTGCACTTCCTGGTGGTGACCTACCCGGTCCAAGGCCACATCAATCCCGCCCTCCACCTCGCCACCCGCCTCATTCAGATCGCCGGCGCTCACATCACCTTCTCCACCGCTGTTTCTGCCCACCGTCGCATGTTCCCGTTCTCCGCCGCCCCTGACCAAGAAATAGAAGACGGTCTCATCTCCTACATCCCATTCTCCGACGGCTACGATGACGGATTCCACGGTTACCATAGCAGACCCGAAGTCGATAACTTCATGAGCCGATCCATGCAAATCGCATCGGAAAACCTCTCTACCCTCGTCGCCAGTCTCGCTGCTCGTGGCCGCCCCGTCACATTCATCATCTACACCCTCTTCTCGCCATGGGTCGTCGGTGTGGCACGCCATCATGGCATCCCCTCCATCCTCTACTGGATCCAGTCCGCCACCGTGTTTGCCATCTACTACCACTATTTCCACGGGTACGACGGTCTCGTCGCAGCCCATCGGAGCGAACCGCTCTTTACGGTGAGATTACCAGGGCTGCCGCCACTCCATATTCGAGACCTCCCATCTCTCCTCACCATCTCCGCCGACGATCTGCTCTATTCTAGCCTCACCACCGTCCGACAGGTATTTGCGGCTGCTGATAGCGAGAAAGCCTGGCCCAGGCCAAGAGTGTTGTTGAACAGCTTTGACGAATTGGAGGTCGATGGACTCGCCGCCGTCGACGATGAGGTGGACGTCATCACAGTAGGGCCGCTGCTCCCATCCGAGTCTACACGAGATAAGAATGCAGAGAAGCTAACCTTGGCGGCCGATCTCTTTGAGCCCGACAGGAAGGCGTACATGGAGTGGCTGGATACCAAGCCGGAGAGATCAGTGGTGTACGTCTCGTTCGGAAGCCTGTTCGTCGCAAGGAAAAAGCAGCTGGAGGAGATCTTACTGGGGTTGAAGGAGTGCGGGAGGCAGTACCTTTTGGTGGTGAGGAAGGACAATCGAGGGGAAGGGGTTGAGCTGGTGGAAGAGGAAAACGGAATGGTGGTTGAATGGTGCTCACAGACTAGAGTTCTCTCGCACCCGTCAGTGGGGTGCTTCGTGACTCACTGCGGGTGGAACTCGTCCTTGGAGAGCTTGGCCTGTGGGGTGCCGACGGTAGCGGTGCCGCAGAAGTGGGACCAAAGGATGAACGCGTGGATGGCGGAGGCGGCGTGGGAGACGGGTATAAGGGGCGAGCTTAACGAGGAGGGGGTATTGGAGGGGAGCGAGTTGCGGCGGTGTTTGGAGGTGGTAATGGGGGAAGGAGAGGTGGGAGTGGAGATCAGGAGGCGAGCAGAGATATGGAGGAACAATGTAAGGGAGGCCATCAAAGATGGAGGGTCATCGGATCGCAATCTCAAAGCTTTCGTGGAGGAGGTCATCAGAAAAGCTGCTGAATGA
- the LOC103709728 gene encoding strigolactone esterase D14-like produces the protein MNAKIIGSAGQTLVLAHGYGGSQSVWDYVLPDLAQRYRVVVFDWSFSGSIEPPIDFDTSRYSSYGAFSEDLISLMDDMNLREITFVGHSMAGMIGCIAAVKRPDLFAQLVLLGASPRYLNAEGYEGGLKRTEVDEILTAIESNFRTWAKTFCPPLIGVDHPDSIEKFERDFLRMRPEIAVSVARMVFMSDFRDVLEKVEVRCTIVQCTDDIVVPMTVAYYMQSKIKGRVSLELVESGHCPQLTAPQLLIDILDRVLIAGN, from the exons ATGAACGCAAAGATCATTGGGAGTGCCGGGCAAACTCTAGTCCTTGCGCATGGGTATGGAGGCAGCCAATCTGTTTGGGATTACGTCCTTCCCGACCTGGCCCAAAGGTATCGAGTCGTGGTGTTCGATTGGAGCTTCTCAGGTTCCATCGAACCCCCTATCGACTTCGACACCTCGAGGTATTCTTCCTATGGTGCCTTCTCCGAGGACCTCATCTCTCTCATGGACGACATGAACTTAAGAGAAATAACATTCGTGGGACACTCCATGGCCGGCATGATCGGATGCATCGCGGCCGTTAAGAGGCCTGACCTCTTCGCTCAGCTCGTTCTCCTTGGAGCATCTCCTAG GTACTTAAACGCAGAAGGATACGAAGGAGGATTGAAGAGGACGGAAGTCGATGAAATACTCACAGCCATAGAATCCAATTTCCGGACATGGGCTAAAACCTTCTGCCCACCCCTCATTGGAGTAGATCATCCCGACTCCATCGAAAAGTTTGAACGGGATTTCCTGAGGATGAGGCCCGAGATAGCAGTGTCTGTGGCGAGAATGGTCTTCATGAGTGACTTCAGGGACGTCCTTGAGAAGGTAGAGGTGCGATGCACCATCGTTCAGTGCACCGATGACATCGTAGTCCCGATGACTGTGGCATATTACATGCAGAGCAAGATAAAGGGAAGGGTGTCGCTGGAGTTAGTTGAGTCCGGGCATTGCCCTCAGCTAACCGCTCCCCAGCTGCTCATCGATATCCTCGACCGAGTCCTTATAGCAGGAAACTGA
- the LOC103709727 gene encoding crocetin glucosyltransferase, chloroplastic-like, with the protein MEEPTQQHFLLATYAGQGHINPALRLATQLARTIPGARVTFSTSVSGHRRMFPSAASDGEISDGRLSYLPFSDGYDDGFKGGIPGFSDFMAQSKLHGSRNLSNLLGDLTARGRPVTCLIYTILLPWAADVAREHGIRSFLHWIQPAFVFAIYHHYFHGYEDLVASNRGDPLFQVEFPGLPPLRIRDLPSFLTISADDPFYHVFLILREVFETVDREKTESHKPRILVNTFDALESDALSAVDAMHLLPIGPLLPSPEETPSHGDIFQLDGRRYMAWLDSKPEKSVVYVSFGSLSVMRKQQLEEMLNGLEECGRPYLWVVRKDNRGEGVELEKGEKGMVVEWCSQVKVLSHPSVGCFVTHCGWSSMLESLACGVPIVGAPQMSDQGMNAKLAEEAWGTGVRAEANDEGVFEGAELRRCLEVVMGQGEKGAEMRRKATRWRDRVEEAVASGGPSDRNLRAFVEEIGKGA; encoded by the coding sequence ATGGAAGAGCCAACCCAACAGCACTTTCTGCTGGCCACCTACGCGGGCCAAGGCCACATCAACCCCGCCCTCCGCCTCGCCACCCAACTCGCCCGTACCATCCCCGGCGCCCGCGTCACCTTCTCCACCTCTGTCTCCGGCCACCGCCGCATGTTCCCGTCCGCCGCCTCCGACGGTGAAATCTCCGACGGCCGCCTCTCCTACCTTCCCTTCTCCGACGGCTACGACGACGGCTTCAAGGGCGGCATACCCGGGTTCAGCGATTTCATGGCCCAATCCAAGCTCCACGGATCCCGTAACCTCTCCAACCTGCTCGGTGACCTCACCGCCCGCGGCCGGCCCGTCACGTGCCTTATCTACACCATCCTCTTACCGTGGGCCGCCGACGTGGCTCGCGAACACGGCATCCGGTCTTTCCTACACTGGATCCAGCCCGCCTTCGTCTTCGCCATCTACCACCACTATTTCCACGGCTACGAAGACCTCGTCGCCTCCAATCGTGGGGACCCGCTATTCCAGGTGGAATTCCCGGGACTGCCCCCGCTCCGAATCCGGGACCTCCCGTCTTTCCTCACCATATCCGCCGACGATCCCTTCTACCATGTGTTCCTCATTTTGCGCGAGGTATTTGAGACGGTGGATCGCGAGAAGACCGAGTCCCACAAACCGAGGATTTTGGTGAACACTTTTGACGCATTGGAGTCTGATGCCCTCTCAGCCGTTGATGCGATGCATCTTCTCCCAATAGGGCCGTTGCTGCCGTCTCCAGAAGAGACCCCATCCCATGGTGATATTTTTCAGCTGGATGGGAGGAGGTACATGGCGTGGCTGGACTCCAAGCCGGAGAAGTCGGTGGTGTACGTGTCGTTCGGGAGCTTGTCCGTTATGAGAAAACAGCAGCTGGAAGAGATGTTGAACGGATTAGAGGAGTGCGGGCGGCCGTATCTTTGGGTTGTTCGGAAGGACAACCGAGGAGAAGGAGTCGAGTTGGAGAAAGGAGAGAAGGGGATGGTGGTGGAGTGGTGCTCTCAGGTGAAGGTGCTATCCCACCCTTCGGTAGGGTGTTTTGTGACGCACTGCGGGTGGAGCTCGATGCTGGAGAGCTTGGCGTGCGGCGTGCCGATCGTGGGAGCCCCGCAGATGTCGGACCAAGGGATGAACGCGAAGCTGGCGGAGGAGGCGTGGGGGACGGGGGTGAGGGCTGAGGCGAACGACGAGGGAGTGTTTGAGGGGGCGGAGTTGCGGAGGTGTTTGGAAGTCGTCATGGGGCAAGGAGAGAAGGGGGCGGAGATGAGGAGGAAGGCAACCAGGTGGCGGGACAGGGTGGAAGAGGCCGTCGCCAGTGGAGGGCCGTCTGATCGGAATCTTCGGGCATTCGTGGAGGAGATTGGGAAGGGTGCGTGA
- the LOC113462205 gene encoding protein disulfide isomerase-like 5-4 isoform X1 gives METLVAPVPREFHKLALDDKSGQTIDTAKRPAPLTSGCRIEGFVLVKKIEHYLQLVKTEIASRKSSREFKLLEEYEYTAHSSLVHSLHIPAAKFHFEPSPMQVLVTEVPKSFSHFITNVCAIIGGIFTVSGILDSILHNTIRLMRKVELGKQF, from the exons ATGGAAACTCTGGTTGCACCTGTTCCAAGAGAGTTCCATAAACTAGCATTGGATGACAAATCTGGTCAAACCATCGATACAGCAAAACGGCCTGCGCCATTGACTAGTGGGTGTAGAATAGAAGGTTTTGTGCTTGTCAAAAAG ATTGAGCATTACCTTCAATTGGTAAAGACTGAGATAGCATCAAGAAAATCTTCTCGGGAGTTTAAATTGCTAGAGGAGTATGAGTATACAGCCCACAGTAGTTTGGTGCACAGTCTGCATATTCCTGCTGCCAAATTCCATTTTGAGCCCTCTCCTATGCAG GTCTTGGTAACTGAAGTTCCAAAATCCTTCTCGCACTTCATTACAAATGTATGTGCTATCATTGGAGGCATTTTTACG GTGTCTGGAATATTGGATTCTATCCTGCACAATACGATCCGGCTTATGAGAAAGGTTGAATTAGGAAAACAATTTTGA
- the LOC113462205 gene encoding protein disulfide isomerase-like 5-4 isoform X2, whose product METLVAPVPREFHKLALDDKSGQTIDTAKRPAPLTSGCRIEGFVLVKKIEHYLQLVKTEIASRKSSREFKLLEEYEYTAHSSLVHSLHIPAAKFHFEPSPMQVLVTEVPKSFSHFITNVSGILDSILHNTIRLMRKVELGKQF is encoded by the exons ATGGAAACTCTGGTTGCACCTGTTCCAAGAGAGTTCCATAAACTAGCATTGGATGACAAATCTGGTCAAACCATCGATACAGCAAAACGGCCTGCGCCATTGACTAGTGGGTGTAGAATAGAAGGTTTTGTGCTTGTCAAAAAG ATTGAGCATTACCTTCAATTGGTAAAGACTGAGATAGCATCAAGAAAATCTTCTCGGGAGTTTAAATTGCTAGAGGAGTATGAGTATACAGCCCACAGTAGTTTGGTGCACAGTCTGCATATTCCTGCTGCCAAATTCCATTTTGAGCCCTCTCCTATGCAG GTCTTGGTAACTGAAGTTCCAAAATCCTTCTCGCACTTCATTACAAAT GTGTCTGGAATATTGGATTCTATCCTGCACAATACGATCCGGCTTATGAGAAAGGTTGAATTAGGAAAACAATTTTGA
- the LOC120111464 gene encoding uncharacterized protein LOC120111464, translating to MVDTDRLVGYRVSKLLFSEKGGWREGLIRETFGEHLAERILTLRIPSREEPDRLAWVPTERSRVHARDLRTLISRKPARQMDGGWIWRMRIHLRVALFLWKVAWGCLPPRRMLAGRGVQTTPFCEACSDIEETVTHVILSCPKAAQIWERLSVPLPHTWESVKDLLHHLLESMRRPSTVEKGIRRAYLAYHIWLDRNARLFEGSRSIPRTVVDRAFGMLRRSPRLPRRDSIKWLGTSRIPVLLLQCPDLPYFWVPPPLGHLKVNFNGYRSRDGVYGGAGFVIRDHQGRLIAAGG from the coding sequence ATGGTGGATACGGATAGGCTAGTTGGATATAGGGTCAGTAAATTGCTTTTTTCTGAGAAGGGCGGATGGAGGGAGGGGTTGATTCGGGAGACATTCGGGGAGCACTTGGCAGAGCGAATTCTAACTCTTCGCATTCCGTCTAGGGAGGAGCCAGACCGATTGGCATGGGTGCCGACAGAGCGATCCAGGGTACATGCCAGGGACCTCCGGACGCTGATTAGTAGAAAGCCAGCTCGACAGATGGATGGAGGTTGGATCTGGCGGATGCGAATCCACCTGCGGGTGGCCTTATTCTTATGGAAAGTGGCTTGGGGCTGCCTACCACCCCGGAGGATGTTAGCAGGGAGAGGTGTTCAGACTACTCCATTCTGCGAGGCTTGTTCGGACATTGAGGAGACAGTGACCCACGTCATCCTTAGCTGTCCTAAGGCAGCGCAGATTTGGGAGAGGTTGTCTGTTCCTCTTCCACATACATGGGAGTCAGTGAAGGATCTATTGCATCATTTACTGGAGTCTATGAGGAGACCTAGCACTGTCGAGAAGGGGATTAGAAGGGCATACCTGGCCTATCATATATGGTTGGACAGAAATGCGCGTCTCTTTGAGGGCAGTAGGTCGATTCCAAGGACGGTGGTGGACAGGGCTTTCGGCATGCTGCGGAGATCACCACGGCTACCGCGTCGAGATTCTATCAAATGGCTAGGGACATCTAGGATACCCGTTTTGCTGTTACAGTGCCCAGATTTGCCCTATTtttgggtgcccccacctctTGGTCATCTTAAAGTTAATTTCAATGGCTACAGGTCGAGGGATGGAGTTTACGGAGGAGCaggctttgtgatcagagatcaCCAGGGCAGGCTGATTGCGGCAGGAGGCTGA